Proteins from a single region of Xenopus laevis strain J_2021 chromosome 9_10S, Xenopus_laevis_v10.1, whole genome shotgun sequence:
- the g6pc1.3.S gene encoding glucose-6-phosphatase catalytic subunit 1 has protein sequence MENQMDALHHSGVEIVHYLQVNYKTSQDWFVFISFAADLRNTFFILFPIWFHLCESVGIKLIWVAVIGDWLNLVFKWILFGQRPYWWVHDTDYYNNISAPIIEQFPVTCETGPGSPSGHAMGSAGIYYVVVTALITLLLKKNKSFSFQKRCFQALLWSGFWAIQACVCLSRVFLAAHFPHQVICGVIAGMVVAEVFEHIQSIYKASLNNYIYTTLFLFCFALGFYLVLKTVGVDLLWTIEKAKRWCSQPDWIHIDTTPFAGLLRNLGIFFGLGLALNSQMYKDSCQEKQDRSFSYRLCCIIASLLVLHLFDSFKPPTKVEMIFYALSFCKSAAVPLTCVAIIPYCISQIVNRKEKVL, from the exons ATGGAGAATCAAATGGATGCTCTCCACCACTCAGGAGTTGAGATTGTCCACTACCTTCAAGTGAACTATAAAACGTCCCAAGACTGGTTCGTTTTCATCTCATTTGCTGCTGATCTCAGGAACACCTTCTTTATCCTGTTCCCCATTTGGTTCCATCTGTGCGAGTCAGTGGGGATCAAGCTCATCTGGGTAGCTGTGATCGGCGATTGGCTCAACCTTGTCTTCAAATG gatCCTTTTTGGCCAGAGACCATACTGGTGGGTGCACGACACAGATTATTACAACAACATATCTGCTCCAATCATAGAACAGTTTCCTGTCACCTGTGAGACAGGTCCAG GAAGTCCTTCAGGACACGCAATGGGATCTGCGGGGATATACTATGTGGTGGTGACTGCCCTGATTACTCTTCtcctaaagaaaaataaatccttCAGTTTCCAAAAGAG ATGTTTTCAAGCCCTTCTGTGGTCCGGTTTCTGGGCGATTCAGGCTTGTGTTTGCTTGTCCCGAGTCTTCCTTGCTGCTCACTTTCCACATCAAGTTATCTGTGGAGTAATTGCAG GCATGGTGGTGGCTGAAGTATTTGAACACATCCAATCCATTTACAAGGCCAGTCTGAATAACTATATATACACTACtctgttcctgttttgcttcgctcTGGGATTTTACCTGGTGTTAAAAACTGTTGGAGTGGACTTGTTGTGGACAATAGAAAAGGCCAAGAGATGGTGCTCCCAACCAGATTGGATTCACATTGATACAACTCCATTTGCTGGACTCCTTAGGAACCTGGGTATCTTCTTTGGCTTGGGATTGGCCCTTAACTCGCAAATGTACAAAGACAGCTGTCAGGAGAAACAAGACAGGAGCTTTAGCTATCGCCTATGTTGTATTATAGCCTCGTTGCTTGTCCTTCACCTTTTCGACAGCTTTAAACCACCCACCAAAGTGGAGATGATCTTCTACGCTTTGTCCTTTTGCAAAAGTGCAGCAGTTCCACTGACATGTGTAGCAATAATCCCATACTGTATATCCCAGATTGTAAACAGGAAAGAAAAAGTTTTATAA